A window of Papilio machaon chromosome 1, ilPapMach1.1, whole genome shotgun sequence contains these coding sequences:
- the LOC106714234 gene encoding uncharacterized protein LOC106714234, with protein MALSVALPLTGLETENFNSFSSFIDIASLSQSQTSPSPSVSSESSGIGSLGSLKSESVNSDSLPSSPQTTEKKVFEPFVQPQPRPKEQKAEDIKIKYEQRDVLNLMANLTDSRWNYRATVLPPKDPALFFANRSQYHRLGPFGTHTQYVKDACHFCGFSWVVAAKD; from the exons ATGGCTCTAAGTGTTGCACTACCTCTAACTGGATTGGAGACGGAAAATTTCAACTCGTTCAGCTCGTTTATAGACATAGCGAGCTTGTCTCAATCGCAGACAAGTCCTAGTCCGTCTGTCTCTAGCGAGTCTAGCGGTATCGGCTCGCTGGGGTCACTCAAATCCGAGTCAGTGAATAGCGACTCCTTGCCTTCTAGTCCTCAAACTACAGAGAAG AAGGTATTCGAACCATTCGTGCAACCTCAACCACGTCCAAAGGAACAGAAGGCTGaagatatcaaaattaaatatgaacaaCGCGACGTTCTCAACCTAATGGCTAATCTCACCGATTCCCGATGGAATTATCGTGCGACAGTGCTGCCACCGAAGGATCCCGCTCTGTTCTTTGCCAACCGCTCGCAGTATCACCGGTTGGGGCCGTTTGGAACGCACACACAGTATGTAAAAGATGCTTGCCATTTCTGTGGCTTCTCTTGGGTTGTAGCCGCCAAGGATTGA